A region of the Aythya fuligula isolate bAytFul2 chromosome 24, bAytFul2.pri, whole genome shotgun sequence genome:
CCCATCCTCTTTACTATCTTAATTCATCGTTTGGACAAGGgaatggagtgcaccctcagtaagtttgaagatgacaccaagttgggggagATGTCATTCTtccagagggtaggaaggccctgcagagggacctgggtaGGGTGGATTGTTGGATAGAGGCCAATggcatgaggttcaacaagtctaagtgctaggtcctgcactttggtcacaacaaccccatgcaatgctacaggccCGGAGCAgaatggctggaaagctgtgcagaggaaaaggatctgagtGTGTTGGTCAATGCTCGCCTGAAcgtaagccagcagtgtgcccagatGGTCAAGGAGACCAATGGcttcctggcttgtatcaggaatagtgcagccagcagtaCCAGGGAGATGATCGTCCCATTGTACTCAGCTGTGGTTAGGCTGcacttcaagtactgtgttcaggtttgggcccctcactacaagaaggacattgaggccctggagtatgtccagagaagggctacaaagctggtgaagggtctggagcacaagtcttatgaggagcagctgagggaactggggttgtttagtctggagaagaggatcccaggggagaccttattgctctctacaattACCTGAAGGGAAGTGTTGTGGAGCTgaggtcagcctcttctctcagTTAGCTAATGATAGTACagggaatggcttcaagttgctccaggggaggtataggttagaaatgaggagacatttcctgtcagaaagagtagtcaggtaCTGtaacgggttgcccagggagatggtggagtcaccatccctgtgggtgtttaaggaaaggttggacatggtgcttagggacatggcttagtgggtgatattggtggtagcgggatgtttggaccagatgatcttggaggtctttacCAACgctaatgattctatgattcttatTACAGATGACAAATATCAGCACTTGCCTCCAGTTACAActacaattttatttgtatttgggCCACCAGACTTCTGGAGTTTAAGTATTCGGATCAGCAGAAATACAACCTCTACAAACTTTATTATTACCTTCCTGTCATAACAAGGGGTGATGACCACGGAAGCTAGGCTACAAGGAGATACATTCTTTAACAACTACAGAGCAttctagaaataataaaaataataagtcaAATCAATACCTAAACCAAAACATATGCACATGGCTTGAGCCGGTGCTTGTGAAGTCACTTGTGGCTGAGGAGTCGATAGGGCAGGAGCGGTATCATAGCTTGTGTCTTTGGTTGTGAGGTGGCATAGACTGCATAGGTGCTGGAGATATCTGCTGCTGGTCTTCCTGCTCACTTCtatcatttcttcatttctttgatGGGCTTTGTGTTGGGGCACTTGAAATAAGGAAACAGGCAGTCTTCTTATCAAAGGAATTCATGACGAGGAAAGGGGGATTCTTGGGAGAAAGGAGGATGAATAGGCTGTAACATGGTAATTTAAGGTTGGACTGGTAAAGAAACCTCTGCTCTGTATTGCTGACCTTGCAAGGGTTTAGTTTAGTAGTTTAGTTTAGTTAATTTAGCTTTTAACAGTTGTGATTAAATGTCTAGGTCTCGGGGTTGGGCTTCTTTAGATTACGTTTTTCTTCCccctggaaaaagagaaggaaccACAATGATGGAGAGAACAAAAATGAGACAAATGAGAGCAAAACAAGACAGCTTCTTTTAGTtttgagaagggagaaaaaaagaaaaaaaaagaaagaaaaaaaaaaaagaaaaaaaaaaaaagcaacttttcaaGAGGCCAGAAAGAGAAGTTTCCTGCCAAGTCTTTCTGCTATTTTACTCATTCCAGCTTCCCTGTCACACCCAAGCAGGGGTGCTCTGACAGCTGATACTAAGGGGCTGccgcagcagcagaggggcacGCAGGAAGCCCCTGCCTTCTGCCAAGTGTGTTTGTGTCACTTCAGCTACACCAAGGCATGGCTCCGGCAGCCTGAGTCTTTGGGCACTTGCTCCCATATGGCTCATGTGCTTGCTGCCCCGGGTATGTTCCCCAAGGGCTTGTCTTTATTGTTAGTATTGTTAGTATTGTTAGTATTGTTAGTATTGTTAGTATTGTTAGTATTGttagtattattatttaaaatatccgTCGGCTCTCATTAGCGCCCGGAAACCGCCAGGGCATTGGGCTCAATAAGATTTCAGCGCATGCGCCAGCTGAGAaccactccccccccccccccccccagcccgacCTACCGTGTGGACTGGTGCGCATGCGTACACTGTCTGCTGACACCTCGCTTCCGCCCTTCCCTGGGCAGAACTAGGCTTGCAGGGAGGCCACACGCCTGCGCTTCTCAGCTGTGTCCCGGAAGTGTTTCCCGGCGCTGCTTCCGGCCAGCTCAGCTCGCTCACACCTCAACATGTCGGGCGCGGCGGGGTCGGGCGCGGGCGGCGCGGGGTCCGCGGGCTCGGTGGGCTCGGTGGTGCGGCGCTTCCTGGCCGAGTACGGCAGCGGCACGCCGAGTCGCCTCAAGGTGCTGGACGCCTACCTGCTCTACGTGCTGCTCACCGGCGCGCTGCAGTTCGGCTACTGCCTCGGCGTCGGCACCTTCCCCTTCAACTCCTTCCTCAGCGGCTTCATCTCCGCCGTCGGCAGCTTCATTCTCGGCGGTCAGTGCGGCCCCTGCGCTCGCCTCGGCCCCTGCGCGGTTTCCCCTGGCAGCCAGGGCGTCCCCTTGGCAGTGGTGGTTTGTGGGGGCAGggcaaggggcaatggccacaaagTGGAGCACGGGAAGTTTTGCACCGATacgcgaaagaacttcttcatggtgagggtgatggagcgctgggacaggctgacagggaggttgtggaaccttcttctttggagatattcaagtcccgtctggatgcctacctgggcagcctgctcaagggaacctgctttggcaggggggttggacccgatgatctcttgaggtcctttccaacctctatatttctgtgattctgctcACTCACCATGGTGATGTTTTAAGGTCCCTCAGCAACCTGAGAGCCACAAACAATGTGCCAAGCCCCCTGGAGCTCGGAGTTCTCTTAGAAACGGACAAATCTCTTTTACTGACTGTAGTAGCCCCTTAGAGATCCCCAGATGAACCCTGGCAGCCCAGGGagcttctgcagcagcccctgagcCTTTTCTGGCAGCTGTTGAGTCCTGGTACTCGGTATTTTTCTATCAATTCTTTCTGGCAACCAGGAAGTTGCTATAGCAACATAAAATGTTCTGAGCTATCTGAAAACTGCAGAGCTCCATACTGCTTAGCAGCCATGGGTGCACCCTGTTGATGTTaaagcacacagctctgctcttggcAACCTCCAGGCttgtccccctgcagctgctgcatctTGAGAGCACCCTCAGCTGTGACCTCTCCCAGCGGGCCAGGCCTGATGCTGTGCGTCACAGGAGGATGCTCTTCAGCAGATGGTGAGCCTGCACGGATCTGCCCATGGGCACCACAAGGCCCAGCTCCTCACCAGCCACAGGGTGTCCCTCATTCTCCGTGTTGATCAGGGAATCATCCCTTTTACCATCTtgtgtcacagaatcataggatggagtgggttggaagggacctttatgatcatctagtttcactcccccctgccatggacagggatgtcacccactagatgAGGTTGTCCAGGACCTCTTCCAGtctgaccttgaacacctccagggatgggacatccacaacatctctgggcaacctgttccagtgcctcaccaccctgagTGaattctgagtgaagaatttcatccttatctaaatttctcctctttttgtttaaaaccattccctccttgtcctatccatataagcaaaaagttgttcataatttttatataaaccccctttaagtactgaaaagctacAGTGAGatcttcccagagccttctcttctgcaagctgaacatctccagctctctcagcctttaatcataggagaggtgctccaatcctctgatcatccttaaggccctcctctgggcctgctctaacagatccacatccttctcATTTTCGGGGCCCCAAACCTAAATTCAGGATTCTAAGTGGGGCCTTgtgagagcagagtagaaggggacaGTAACCTCCCTCGACCTGTTGGCCACTCctctgatgcagcccaggatgcagttggcctcttgagctgcagcactgctggctcatggtgaGGTTTTTGTCCACTAGAATCCCCaagtccctttctgcagggttGCTTTCTTGtactgatatttttctgtagcaACCATCCTATGGTGAACCAAAACCTAGCAATGACTGCTTAAAGATGTTGCTCTCTGATAATGCACCctaaaaagcacatttcttccctgcagccctgcccagtGTACCCAGTAGAGTGTTGCTTTCCCCATTTTTGTGCCTGTCCCATCCTGTTATAAGTCTGTTCCACTCAGGTCTCATTTGGACACCCCCTGTAGTGCTGTGTAGTGCTGACTGCACATCAGCCTATGCAAATCCCCTGGCAGTGATCTTGTCTCATAAGAAAGATAGAGTCGACTTTTCTTGTACGCTGGTGGAACAGCGACCTGTGGACTGCCCCAACAAGGCTATACTTCCCACCATGGCTTCTCTTTGTGACCTCTGatctcttattttctctctacaGTTTGCCTCCGGATCCAGATAAACCCGCAGAACAAAGGCGAGTTCCAAGGCATTTCACCAGAGCGGGCATTCGCCGATTTTCTCTTTGCCAACACTATCCTGCACCTTGTCGTTATTAATTTTGTTGGCTGAACTCTTGAAGAGACTGTAAGGTACTGATCTGTGGGGCCACAGAAGGGGCAACACCAGCACACGATTTCTCTATTTTTGTagagtaggggaaaaaatagaaagatagTGAAACCAGAAGTCTACCTCCTGGCTTTTTCCAGGACAGGAACAGTTAAGCCATTTTTCTCTACGGTGCTATAGAGCAAGAATTTAGTGCCT
Encoded here:
- the DAD1 gene encoding dolichyl-diphosphooligosaccharide--protein glycosyltransferase subunit DAD1, which gives rise to MSGAAGSGAGGAGSAGSVGSVVRRFLAEYGSGTPSRLKVLDAYLLYVLLTGALQFGYCLGVGTFPFNSFLSGFISAVGSFILGVCLRIQINPQNKGEFQGISPERAFADFLFANTILHLVVINFVG